Genomic window (Amaranthus tricolor cultivar Red isolate AtriRed21 chromosome 7, ASM2621246v1, whole genome shotgun sequence):
ATTTCgaacctcttttttttttttttttttttattttgcatattGTCGGTTTTTCAATTCGTAATTTGTATGATAATTCTTTCAATAGAAAGATTCATTTAGAGAGTTAGGGAAGCATCAACTATAGCTTCCGGAAATTATTGAACTATGTTATCTAAAAAGCATCAATTTTTTAATGGATTTGAAGACGGTAGTCATAAATTGCGGCATGTtaattgacaatgtttatttttctGTAAACTGATTACTCTTATTGATATATCACTTGAAAGCTTATAACACTCTATAAACTGATTTATTGTACTTGATTTGTTATGTTGGTTGATTTAATTTTCATTGTAAACTTAGTCTTAGTAATCTTTCTTTATTgagtattgttattgttattgttattgttattatgattaaatAAATTCTTAACGGACTGAGCTCTGGTCAAATAGGCTTTGATCGGCCCGGCCTATCCCAGCCCGTTAATATTTGGCAGTAACCGGGCCCAGCATGTTCTGATAAGACTTTGACCCGTCCCGGAATGTCAAGGAGCTCTGGTTGCAAACTAACAAATCTCAAACTTCTTCCTGGACAGGAGTGAGCGggtaatcaaataaaaaattgtcaGACGAAAATGGAGTTTGAGACGATAAAGAAGTACTTGGAAAAACCCGCTAAAGATGGCGAACCCACTAAAATCCACGAACTTCCATTAAGATTCTTCGATCCTTTCATCATCCATGGCGTTCATATTGATCACATCGAATCTGGTCGTGTTCTCTGCTCCTTTAATGTCCCTCCACGTCTTCTGGTATGTGCTTTTCTTTTCTCGTTTCTGACTAGTTTTGAAATTATGGTTTAtgatttaattttgaaattcttCTTTACagtttaattttgaaattaggttTATAATTTAGGTTTCAAATCAGGGTTTATAATCTAATTTTGCAATCAGGGTTTATCCTTCAAATTTAATTGAGTCTAtgatttaattttgaaattagattttttaatttaattttggaaTTCGGTTTTTCgatatttaattttgaaattaggGTCTATGATTCCATTTTGATTTCCGGAATTTTGAGAGTGAAATGTAGAACACTGCTAATACGTTGCACGGAGGTGCAATCGCGGCATTGGTGGATTTGATTGGATCGGCTGTTATCTTCACTGTTGGAGCTCCGTCTACTGGTGTTTCTGTTGAGATTAACGTCTCTTATCTTGATGCTGCATTAGCCAATGTATGTAATCTCTGAATTTTGGAATTTCTGGGAAATTAAAGaatttttgttggttttgtatTGTTGATGAAATTGTTTTGCTTTTCAATATTTTGGATGTTTGGTGCATACTTATAATGCTATGGATGAATTCATTTGGTGATTTTATAAAATGTAAggattatttatcattgattgtcCCAAAAATGTTGCATACTTACATTGCTGCTTTGTATGATTAGCATAGCCAATTTATTAGTTTAGAGTCAagattaacttaatttttttagaatgGATTAGAACTTGATTGAACCTATCTTTTTATGACTTGACCAGTAAAAAAAATGCGAGAGTAAATTTTTTGAGCAAAACTTGTTAGAACTAAACGGATTCTGTATGGTCGTCCACGCAAATtcaaataaactaaatttttttgaataaaattaaatcttttagaattgaatttagcttataagaaatgaaaataagtCAAGAAAATTGCTCTTTGAAGTAGAAATAAAGTCAtaatatgttttttaaaatagcAAATTGTTTCAGCATAAGTTTATTCTGATTCAGAGACTCCAGTTCCGAAAAGTTTAGAGGGATTCAGGTGAAGAAATAGAGTCTGGTTGTTAGTTTTTGTTTATATGTCTTCAATAGTCTTTTATATGATTACAATATCTTGGTGAAACAATCTTGGTATAGGAGCATAATATTAGTGTTTTGATTGTACACTAAATCATCACCGTACAAGTTTGATTGTACAGGAGGAGATTGACATTGAAGCTAAGGCTCTACGTGTTGGGAAGTCCATTGCGGTAGTTAGTGTAGAATTCAGGAAGAAAGGAAGTGGAAAGATCATAGCTCAGGGACGTCACACCAAGTACCTTCCAATATCCAGCAAACTCTAGAATTGCGTTCAAAAGTAGTGTTCTAGGTTCATTAGTTTCTTATTACACTGTAACCGAAACAAATATCAATTGTGTACGGTATTTATATTTAAGATTATTCAGTATGATGCCCAGAAATGCTTGTCTGTTTATACTGTGTAAGATTGACGTGACAAATATATGTATGTGAAGTTTACATTCATTTTCGATTCTGTTTGAGTTTCTTTTTCAGTTTTTCGTGCAATAGTTTTGTGTATCTAAGCAATCAATGGTTCAGAGTTCAGAATTCAAACTGTTGCTGTTGTTTAAATGGAAGTATCACAAAGAGGCTTTCAGATTCCATATCTTATCTGGTTCAGTACAGCAATAAAAATGGGTAATATATAAGTAACAAACTGCAAAAATCAGATCTTCAGTAGATTGAACGGCTCTTGAGCTAGTTTTTGTCAATATTCTTAAATGAAAAGATTAATTAGAAAATTCTAATGGCATTTAGCTTCTATAGAGGACATCTCCAGAGATTCAACTGCATCCTCCCAATTTATAATGCTTCTCATTGTTCTCCTTCCGCCACCTCTGTTTCCCTTTCTCATCATGGTAACAAATTCTCCATAATCTATTTGACCATCCTGAAACATAACATTCACATATTAAGACTATAAGAAAACTATCTGAGGACGTAAATATTTGTGCACCCTATAATATTTtctagagtattttttttttctgggttAGGTTCTTATCGCAAAACTCTTTAATCCCTACTTGAAATTATTGAcacttattaaaatttaattcagTTTTACTTTGTCCTGATTGACCCTTATGGGAGCTTATATTAGTTGTATTTTGAACTTTGATAGCCTTTATCTATCTTGATTGATCTTTATGGAATTTTATTGTAGTTGTACTTTGAACTTAGCTAGCGCTTATCTGATTTAGAAAAAAGTatgaaaatattgttcatcatttgaaAAGTACTTACATGATCTTGGTCGACCTCCTTGATCATTTCGTCCAGGTGGTGATCACTGAGTCCGAGTTCTTTGCAGGCTAGCTGGAGCTCGTCAATGGTTATATAGCCGCTGCCATCTTTGTCAAAATACGCAAATGCAGATGCCAAGTTCTCCTCTCTCTCCAATTTGTTTAAGTGCAGGGTAGCAGCTACGAATTCTCCATAGTCTATGGTTCCATTTTCATCCACATCGGCCTACCAACAGGTAAAGCATCCTTGAGTTAGAATTTTAAGATAGAATCATCAGTATTGTTCATGCTTGCTTATTAGGACGACTTCTCTTACTGCATGCATGAGATCCTCAATTTCAGATTCCTTTATCTTTGAATCAACCCGTCGCAGGCCATTTCTCAACTCATCAAATGTTATACTTCCACTTTGGTCCTTGTCTATCTTTCTGAATAGCTCCTTCAAACCACCAATTTCTTCTTCAGAAAGTCTCTCAGCTATGACCTGCAAAAGAAATGTAGTTTATCAACTGGAAGATCATGCTAATAGTAGTGCTTGCATAGAATTGACTTATTTTATGTTCTTATTTTACTCCTAGCATTGGGTTTGTTCTTGTAATTATAATATGTAGTCTGTGTTTAGCAGTGATATGTAGGATTTGCGAGACTATGACACTTTATTACACTTCAAATTTGAACTAACTCCCTAAATCCTCAAATGCAAACCGGTACTTATTTTTCGGCCTAGAGTCTCATATTATGCATCTTGAAATGGTACAAATTAATCTTTACTCGACAGGCCATCTTCTTAATCTTGTTCATGGCGGAAAACTGCTTGAGGCGCGATAAAACAGCTGAATCAAGAGGCTTGTCAGGTACATTTGTGTCATCGACAATCCATGGATGACCtgttaaaaaaacctttattaTTCAGATGCCCTTGCCATGAAAGATTTGTTAACAAATCGTAGGAAGAGGAAATTGACAGGGCAAGCCCGGAAGGAAAGTGAGATGTCAAGTCTTACTAAGCACTTGATATGCTGTCAGTCTTTTCTTGGGATCTTTGACAAGCATCTTTCTTATTAAATCTTTAGCACCCCCAGAGATGCTTGGCCATGGTAGTGTCTCAAAATCGATCTTTCCTTGCAGTATCTGCCTGAATATTCCTGCATCAGTTTCTGAAAATACACAAGCAGAAAAGCTTCTGTCAGAAGTACTTCTATAAGCCAACCAGAACACTGAAAAACTTGCAGTTGCTGCAATCCTGAAGCTTGCACTGCATTTCAGGCCTTAATTTACCTGCCCAAAAAGGAGGAACTCCACTAAGTAAGATGTACAATATAACACCCACACTCCAAACATCAGCTTCTGGGCCATAAAGCTTGTTCAGTACTTCTGGTGCAACGTAGAATGGACTCCCAACCACATCACTGAAGGTATCTCCTGCATAACAAAAACGAGCACGAATATAGTTTTTGTTGGCTTGGGTGAAAAAGCAGTACTTTTTGCGGTGGTACTTTGCATGGTTACTGTGATACTTCAGATGGTTTATTTATTGGTAACAGAAATTCAGTATCCTTACTAGTCCAGAAAAAATGaatacaatataaaaataaattttgcagATTTCCAATGAGTGGGATAgactaggtatgatgatgatgataatgatgatgatgatgatatctTTATGAAAACAAAACACAATACTCTATCCGTAGTGCAAGTTCTGTGCAACATGCTTTCTGACAGCATAGGTTTTATTAATGCGAACAAATGTATTCTGTAGGATAACATGAGTGCACGATGCTttttttaaactaattttttgaatttataaattttttaaattgatattttttccCATTTTGAAATGTTCAAAATTTTTGCCTTTGAGTTGCAAAACTCAAGAATATGTCTTTAACATAGTTGAACTAATGCTAGATCTATGATATCTTTATGAAGTTAGTTCATTCTGGTAAAAAGAGGGTTACAGATTGAATTGTGCCATTGTGTCTTCTTAAGTCATTAAATTCAATATcaaaaaaggttttaaaattcaaaagctTAAATAAACTAACATATGCTTTATTTACCTGCATTTTCATTTCCCTCAGTTACTTTTGATACAGCATATACTTCTATTTTGTGGAAACAAATGTTTGATTTAACTCTCATTTCAAAATTCTACAGAGAAATAGAAGAAAGGAGAGCAAGCAGGTAAAAATGCAAGAGTCAACTGTAAATCACCTGGCTGATAAAACACAGAAAGACCGAAATCTGTAGCTTTCAGAGGAGAATCCTCTGCAGTACTCTCAAACAAGAAGTTTTCAGGTTTGAGATCTCTATGAATTACCCCCAATGAATGACAAGCTTCAACAACACCTACAATAGTCTTTATTAACCGAGCCGCTTCTCTTTCACTATAGAGCCCTTTGGCTACGATTCGATCGAAAAGCTCTCCACCTTCACACAACTCCATCACCAGATGAACATGAAGGGAATCCTCATAAGTTCCTTTTATGGTTACAACATTCGGGTTCTCGGCTAAATGATGCATTATCTGAATCTCCCTCCATACATCATCACAATCTTCCCTACACAAAAGCTTCCTTTTGGGTATTGATTTGCAAGCATATTTTTTGCCTGTAGAGTTTTCTGTGCACAAGTATGTGGTTCCATATTGACCTTGGCCAAGCTTTTTGCTTAAGGTGTAAAGATTAGTGATGTTTTGGGTTTCATAAGGCAGAACTGATGTGGGTTTTGAGAATCTCACTGAGCTGGCTTTGTTGAATGTCATGGTGCTGATGGTCTAGTCTGTTTGAAATTGGATCAAAAACCCAGAAATTGAAGATTGAAGAGATATTTTACAGGTTGGACTTTGGAGATTTTTATGTGTAGATGATGATTAGTTATTAGAATAGAATTGATTTGGTTAGTTTAGATtgctattaaatattatttgtattgaaCCGGGTTGAATAATCTTTATTAGTGACTGTTTTTCACGATTTATATAGTTGATTCTATATTGTTATAAGTGGATTTAGATCCTTGTAGTTAAGGCAAGCAAGTTGTGAGGGTAGGTCAGAAATTTCATGTGGGGTAACatatattttattagaaaaaatacAATCTGAATGAATATATTATGAATTAAACATAACAATTTGGTATGGGTCTCAATtttcaagtaatattaaaatttgagtTGAGAATTTTCAATTCACATTCAAAAGCGTGCTAATAACTAAAAAGAACATGAACTGTGTCTTCATGAACTCTTTTTTCgtgtattttttttatccaaGTCATCACGTGCCCTATAAACTTGTTGGCTTGCTGCTATGAACATGATGGATTACATTACTAGTTTTACTTTATATCCATGTGCGAGTGAAATAACCTTATATTGGTTTGGGGTTGTTTTTAAGGGAGTACGTGGAgtttttttagtgtaataaattTGGTGTTAAGGATTGTTAGAATTGAGATTTTATGTAGGATTGTTGAGGAGCTAGGATCGAATTGTAGGATCATATATGATGTATAATCTGTGGGACAAAGGTCAAAGAACTTTCGTAAGATAATCAAGAAATACTCACTTGAATTATCGGGATATGTAAGTAAGGAATACTCAAATCAACTTACTAGGGTGTGAATTAACTCAAGGAACACTcaacttaaaagttaaatttactaaaatatatgaaataataaatttttaaggtCATCAAACATGAGATCAAACTCAATATTTGACTTAAACCAAGtcaaagaataaaaaaacaagCATAAGCTTCTAACTTGTTGTTTTAAATCGTCATAATCTGATTATAACTATTGATTCATATACTTCTATGTGGTCTTGTCTTAAAGGACAATTGATAATTATCTACTTCTTTGTTTCCTGTTCTTGGATTTCAAAGCTTGACTTTTTCGGAGAGTGCTTTTATGTCATCGATTAGATTGTTAAGATTAGTGTGTGAGGAGCCTCCTTCGCTTGGTGTGATATTTTATCCCTGGATCTTCTAAGTTTATCCTTGCTTCCATCCATCAATTCATTGATCATCCTCTTGACTGTTATTCTGTCGCATGTATGCTTCATGTCCAGCCCAACTCTCCAAATTTCACTTACATATCGACTGTTCACTTGTTGCTCTGCAAAGTAAGGCCAACAAAGCATTGGCACCCCAGCTATTATGCTTTCTAGTGTTGAGTTCCACCCACTGTGAGTTAAGAACCCACCAACTGCTGGATGATTCAAGACTTCGTCTTGTGGGGCCCATTTCTCTATGTACCCTCTTTTCTTACTCCCCTCCACAACTTTCTCTGAAGAGGAATCATCAAGTCCACTTCCCACTACGAAATCTGGCCGTACCACCCATAGGAAACTCTGATTGTTCTGCACTAGTCCTGCCTAAACTTACAAAGACAACAGATTTGGCTGGCTTTTGATCCAGTCATGATTTGCAGCTTTTATCTACCTTTTCATTGCTCAGTCTGTACTTTAGGTGTGCATGTACTGGCCCAATGGAGTAAACCCTTGAGAACTGTGATCTAAAAAAGAGTGGATGAGCTTCTCTAGATCCTCAAATGTATTCAGAATCATCGAATGAGCGTTTTTGCTTCTCTGCACCTCTTCTGTGAAAATTGCTCGAGGTCGCTACAAGAAGCCATGTCTTGGTCTCAGCAGAAGCTAGGAAGGTTGCGGTAACGAAGGAAACTACTCATTCCAGGTAAATTCTTCACTAGTTCATCCATTTGCTCATTAGCTATGCAATTCAAGGAACAAAAACAAAGATCATAAAGCAATAGCTTTTGGAAATCAATTGTTATGCATAATATTAAGGGTCTCAAAGAATCTTGGAAGAGTTTTAGAAATTCAAAATATGGATTGTAGGCTACTACAGCCTCAAATGATGAAGATATAAGGAGGTTAAGATTTTCGCTTAAGGGAATGATTAATAATGCAGGCCAAAGAGACACAACTCAATTTTGGAATGATTCGTGGTGCAATTCAAAACCACTAAAAGAAATATTCC
Coding sequences:
- the LOC130817714 gene encoding uncharacterized protein LOC130817714; protein product: MEFETIKKYLEKPAKDGEPTKIHELPLRFFDPFIIHGVHIDHIESGRVLCSFNVPPRLLNTANTLHGGAIAALVDLIGSAVIFTVGAPSTGVSVEINVSYLDAALANEEIDIEAKALRVGKSIAVVSVEFRKKGSGKIIAQGRHTKYLPISSKL
- the LOC130817713 gene encoding calcium-dependent protein kinase SK5-like isoform X2, encoding MTFNKASSVRFSKPTSVLPYETQNITNLYTLSKKLGQGQYGTTYLCTENSTGKKYACKSIPKRKLLCREDCDDVWREIQIMHHLAENPNVVTIKGTYEDSLHVHLVMELCEGGELFDRIVAKGLYSEREAARLIKTIVGVVEACHSLGVIHRDLKPENFLFESTAEDSPLKATDFGLSVFYQPGDTFSDVVGSPFYVAPEVLNKLYGPEADVWSVGVILYILLSGVPPFWAGKLSFSACVFSETDAGIFRQILQGKIDFETLPWPSISGGAKDLIRKMLVKDPKKRLTAYQVLSHPWIVDDTNVPDKPLDSAVLSRLKQFSAMNKIKKMACRVIAERLSEEEIGGLKELFRKIDKDQSGSITFDELRNGLRRVDSKIKESEIEDLMHAADVDENGTIDYGEFVAATLHLNKLEREENLASAFAYFDKDGSGYITIDELQLACKELGLSDHHLDEMIKEVDQDHDGQIDYGEFVTMMRKGNRGGGRRTMRSIINWEDAVESLEMSSIEAKCH
- the LOC130817713 gene encoding calcium-dependent protein kinase SK5-like isoform X1; translation: MTFNKASSVRFSKPTSVLPYETQNITNLYTLSKKLGQGQYGTTYLCTENSTGKKYACKSIPKRKLLCREDCDDVWREIQIMHHLAENPNVVTIKGTYEDSLHVHLVMELCEGGELFDRIVAKGLYSEREAARLIKTIVGVVEACHSLGVIHRDLKPENFLFESTAEDSPLKATDFGLSVFYQPGDTFSDVVGSPFYVAPEVLNKLYGPEADVWSVGVILYILLSGVPPFWAETDAGIFRQILQGKIDFETLPWPSISGGAKDLIRKMLVKDPKKRLTAYQVLSHPWIVDDTNVPDKPLDSAVLSRLKQFSAMNKIKKMACRVIAERLSEEEIGGLKELFRKIDKDQSGSITFDELRNGLRRVDSKIKESEIEDLMHAADVDENGTIDYGEFVAATLHLNKLEREENLASAFAYFDKDGSGYITIDELQLACKELGLSDHHLDEMIKEVDQDHDGQIDYGEFVTMMRKGNRGGGRRTMRSIINWEDAVESLEMSSIEAKCH